A stretch of DNA from Mycobacterium senriense:
CGTGCTGTGCATCGTGCTGATCTCGTTCGTGTCGTGCGCGCTGAGCCTGCAGGCCGCGGCCAGCAGGCTCATCTACTCCTACGGCCGTGACGACATGATCGTCGGCTCAAAGCTGTTGGCGCGCTTCGATCACAAACGCCACGTGCCGCCGTACTCGCTGCTGATTGCGGTCATCATCCCGGCGTTCCTGATCATCGGTTCGCTCATCTCGAGCGACGCGCTCACCAAACTCGTCAGCTTCGGTTCGGTCGGGGTCTACATCGCGTTCCAGATGGTGGTGCTGGCGGCCCTGCGCGCGCGGATCAAAGGCTGGGTGCCGAAGGGCAAGTACCGGCTCGGCCGGTGGGGCGTGCCCGTGAACATCGGCGCGCTGATCTACGGAGTCGCGGCCATCGTCAACCTGTCCTGGCCGCGTGACTCCCACCAGCCCTGGTATGACGACTACATCATCGCGCTGATGTCCGTGGCCGTTGTCGGCCTCGGCATCCTGTACATGGTGTGCAGCCGGGCTTACGCCAAGAGCGACGCTCCATACGCTGACGCCGTTCCGTCGGAGTCAGCCTGATCCCGCTCGTCCGCGGACCGCAACTCGTCGACACCGTCACAGGAGGCCCGTCCGCCGTCAGCAGAACGTGACGACGACCTTGTCCGCGGCCCCCGGGGTGTGCGCCAGTTCGAGCGCCTCGCCGACGTTGTCGAACGGGATGGTGTGGCTGACGATCAGCGCGTACTTCTCCCAGTTCGCGACGAGATCCCTTGTCACCTCGAAGATCTCGTCGGGATAGCCCATCGATCCCAGGATGGTGATCTCGTTGCTCATCACGTTGACGAACTCGACGGGCACCAATTCCTTGTGCACGCCGACGATTCCCAGGGTGGCACCCTTCTTGGCCGCGGCCAGCGCGGTGTTGATGACGGCGGGCACACCGGCGGCGTCGAGGTAGATGTCGGTGCCTGCGCGTCCGGGTAACCCGGGAATTCCGGCTTCGCCTTCGCCGTGCAGTTCGATCAGGCGCGCGACGACGTCCTCGTCGGCCGAGTTGATGATGGCGTCTGCGCCGACCTGCAGCGCCTTGTCCAGGCGGCCGGGAATCAGGTCCGCGACAACGACGTGGCTGACGCCAAGGGATTTGAAGGCCAGTAC
This window harbors:
- a CDS encoding zinc-dependent alcohol dehydrogenase; the encoded protein is MKASVVTGPGTAEVLDTERPDVGPRGVLVRMRACGICGSDAFYITIGGIPPRQGHTPLGHEPAGEVVEVGAQVTGLSVGDHVVINPMAAPSGIIGNGGATGALADYLLIENAVRGTSLEVIPDHIPWEVAALNEPMAVARHGANRCRPKPTDKVLVFGAGPIGLGAVLAFKSLGVSHVVVADLIPGRLDKALQVGADAIINSADEDVVARLIELHGEGEAGIPGLPGRAGTDIYLDAAGVPAVINTALAAAKKGATLGIVGVHKELVPVEFVNVMSNEITILGSMGYPDEIFEVTRDLVANWEKYALIVSHTIPFDNVGEALELAHTPGAADKVVVTFC